The region TTTGATACCCacttacacacacacacgcacgcacaccacCTCGGGGACAGGATGATTCCACACACCCCGGGCccgcgcagcctcgtcacAGCATTTGTCATGCGAACAGGCCCTCCTCCGCTGCGGCCGGGGCATTGGAGCCGCTGTCGTCTCCATGgctgtggtggtgctcgtggctggagctgggccaccaccggccgacgcggaggaggaggaggcgacggcggcggcggcggcatcggcgacagacggccggggggagagcgcggcgcgtcgtcgtcgtcgcccgtgtctttgtcgtcgtcgatgagacgccggcggccgctaCTGCTAGGTGTGCCCCGGGCCCTTTGCGTCATCGATAGCGCGGCGTTTGCTATAAACTCTGTgcctgctgccgcggcggcgggagtcGCGCGACAGCAGAAGCAGCTATCCCGACAATTGCAACAGCAGCAAAAACAACATCGTCGCTTTACTTTGTCTAGACATTTTCAGCTCGAGCCGCATCGGCCATCCAGACCACGGCGGAAACATAGCTCCCGGGTTGTGGTTCTTTTCGGAGTCGCcctagcagcagcagcagcagcagcaacaacaccactcgtgtcatcgtcgacgccagctACCATGTCGGCCGAGCTCATCCCGTCCAACCCGGCCGACGTCATGGTCATCCGGAACGTGACGCCCAACGTGGCCACGTTTTCGGTGCCGTTTCTGCGCTTTGGCAAGATTAAGATTGGCGGTCGAGGGACTGTCGGTACGTGTCattgccatcgtcgtcgtcattgtcgtcgtcgtcatccttgCAAAGTGTCTTCCTTTTTCACTGACAGTTGTCCCACACAGTCAAGCTCAGCTcgggcgcgctggccgtcttctcgcccacggcgctgaccgacgacgtcaaggccaaggtggcGGAGATGGGCGGGCAGGTGGCGTACATTGTCGCGCTCGACTTTGAGCACCACATCTTCATCTCCGAGTGGTCCAAGGCGTACCCGGGGGCCAAGCtggtgggcgtcgagggcctgcaggagaagcgcgacaaggcggcggcggcgggcggcgacgccaagatCGGGACGGAGCgcttcgacgtcgtcttcacAAAGGCCAACAAGCGGGAGACGCGCATCGGGGCCGACTTTGACGTCGACTTTGACTACGAGtacgtcgacggccacccCAACCTGgagctcgtcttcctctACCGGCCCgaccgcgtcctcgtcgaggccgacctgCTCTTCAACCTGCCCGCCACCGAGCAGTACAGCCGcgtgcccgaggccgagcgcaacaagagcggcggcggcctcgtcgagcgcatcttcctcggcgcccagggcaagaagggcgaggagcccaCCTGGGTCCGCCGCGCCAACTGGTATCTGTCCAAGGACCGCGCGAGCCTGACGGAGAGCGTCaagcgcatcgccgcctgGGACTTTGACACGGTCGTCCCGTGCCACGGCGACaccctcgagggcgacggcaaggaggtgTTTGTCAACGTTTTCAAGTGGCACATTGAGGGCAAGAAGTGAtgctgtcgttgtcgttgatCTCGTTGTGTTTCGACTGATCTTGTGTGGTGTGTCACTGTATTGTGCTGTGTCTACGTTTTGGgttgtgctgctgcgagaGATACCActggcgggggggcgggccggAGTTGGCGAGAGGGTCCGTTGTTGCGTTTCAATTTGTACTCGCGGGGACGATTGAGCCCGGAAAATAATCACGAGTGAGGTGATAGTTATAATACCACTTTATAGACTTGCTTTTGGCGACCGCATCAGCCTCGCAGGATGTGCGTCGAGGTCTTGCCGTGCGCTGTGCTGCAGAAGCTACCTACCGACAAGCTCCTCCAACCAAccccagctccagctccagctccagctgctggctgcctgggCACCTCACCTCCACTGATGAGCCGGTGGGTGATCCACTGGAGGGGTCAACTGCAATGGAGGCTCCTGGGCACagctccagctgcagctccgcCAGGCGCCAGCGCATCACCTCTCGAACTTGCCTCCATGCATCCATCAAGTCAACTGCCcgcaccgccatcaccagcGTCCATTGGGACAGCTCGCAGTCCCCTCCATCACCTGCCCTCACCACCCCCCGCCCTCACCAGCACCCGCCCTTTGTGACGACTTCgcgtgcgcctcgcctctACGTCTCCCAGAATGACATGAGGctcgctccgccgccgccgccgccgccgtcaccatgaCCGACTACGGGAGGATGGACCCCTTCTCCTTTGCGGGCTCCAAGGATGTCGACCACCCCATAAGCGTTCGCATGTACGGTGCCCTCGGCTCCAATtccacggcgtcgctgaCTTGCCGCGTCTAGAATGAACCTCGAGGGAGACGAGCCGCCCGTCAAGTACTCTACGCTGCTCGACCGACCCGATCTGCGACATGTTGGATCAAACACGAGGTgagccgccctcgacgtggccCATCGcgactcggcctcggcagaATGCTGACCGTCCAGCCCGCACTCCGATCTCTTCGTGACCGTCCAGGTCTGGGCGGGATCCAAGCCGCTCACCGTCCCGGTACAGACAGCGTACAAGGCGTTTCGATCGGAGAGAAAGTACGTCGTGCCCTGCCCAGCGCTGCCTTGGCACCAACCGTCAAGTTTCGTACCATGCTGACCGCGTAGCAGATGGAACGAATGGCTTGAATTGCCCATATCGTACAGACAACTGCCGGCCAACGCCCGCCTGGCCATCACGATATGGGACCTGTCGCCCACGGGCGGCAAGCACGCCTCCGACCACGCCATCCCCTTTGGCGGCACCACCCTACCCATGTTTGACGCGGAGAACCAGGTCCAAAAGGGCCGCCAAAAGTGCCTCGTGCACCGGCACAagcacgccgacggcaccgacaGCTCTCGCACGCCAGCCCTCGTTTCGGCTCGGAGGCGCCCGGGGTCtcagggcggcgacgcggccgtcctcgacaaggacgccgaggagctcgacagGATGGAGAAGCTCTTCAAGAAGCACGAGATGGGCGAGATCCCGCGCGTCGACTGGCTCGACCAGATGGTCTTTCGCAGCTTCGAGAAGCGCGGgctgcaggcggccaagTCGTCCATGAAGATGCttcagcgccagcgcgcgctCAACGGCGACGGTAACAATGCGGGctctggcgacgacgacgacgacgacgacaccgtcgacgacgacgacaccgtcgacgacggccgcgccggcacctCGACCTTCTTGCTCAacgtcgagctgccgcgcTTCGATTTCCCCGTCGTCTTTGCCGACCACGAGTACGATCCGCCACCGATATCATCGTTGCAGTCGCTCTCCCTGTCGCAGGGTAACCTCGCTCAGCACCAGCCCCAGGTCCAGTTCGGCCCGGGCATCAACGCCCTGGGCGAGAGCTCCGACGGCTTTGGCTCCCGCCTCGTCAAGGTGTACGACCCCGAGGTCGGCCAGCGGGACAacccggccgaggccaagcaCCGCCGGCTCTTCCGAAGCTCCCACCGCCACGGCATCCTGGACAAGGACCTCAAGCCCAACGCCAAGGTCCGCGACGAGCTCAACGTCATCATGGCGTACTCGCCCACGCACGTCCTGTCGCCCGAAGAAGCGGATCTGGTCTGGAAATTTAGGTATCACCTGACCCGCGACAAGAGGGCGCTGACCAAGTTCGTCAAGTCGGTCAACTGGAGCGACCAGAGCGAGTCCAAGCAGGCGATCCAGGTCCTCGGCCGCTGGACCGAGattgacgtcgacgacgccctcgagctgctcggcccGTCGTTTGACAACCCCGCCGTGCGCTCATACGCCGTGGACCGCctgcgcaaggccgacgacgaggagctgctcctgtacctgctgcagctggtgCAGGCCCTCAAGTACGAGCACAtctccgccgacgccgaccacgaGGGCACCCACGACTCGTCGCTCGCGCGCTTCCTGAtccagcgcgccgcggccaactTCAAGCTCGGCAACTACTTTTACTGGTACCTGATGGTCGAGTGCGACGACCACAGCCCCGAGCAGGGCGTGGACAACCGAAACGTCTACCGCAAGGTCGCGTACGACTTCatggccgagctcgtcgtccagcccggcggcgccgaggaccgcaAGACGCTCCTCCGGCAGGCCGAGATGATGGCCATCCTGGCCAagatcgccgccgaggtcaagCTCTCCAACGAGTCCATTGCCAAAAAAGTGGACCGGGTCAAGGGCTTCCTCGCGGACCCCAAgaacgagctcgtcgccatcgacccgccgctgccgttccCGCTGGACCCGTCGGTCAAGGTCACGGGCGTCGTGCCCGACCAGGTCATGGTCTTCAAGTCGTCCCTGAACCCCATCAAGTGCACCTTCAAGACGGTCGGCGGGAGCACCTATCCCATCATATAcaagctgggcgacgacctgAGGCAGGACCAGCTCGTGATACAAATCATCACCCTCATGGATCAGCTCCTGCAGAAGGAGAACCTGGACCTGAAGCTTTCCCCGTACAAGATTCtcgcgacgagcacgacggccggcgcgtcCCAGTTCGTGCAGTCGCAGAGCCTCTCGAGCATCGTCAACAAGTTCAAGGCCAACCCGGCCCTGGCGTACCTGCGCCACCACAACCCCGACGACCGCCAGCCGCTGGGCGTGCGCCAGGAGACGCTCGATACGTACGTCAAGTCGTGCGCGGGCTATTGCGTCATTACCtacatcctcggcgtcggcgaccgcCACCTCGACAACCTCCTGCTCGCGCCCGACGGCCACTTTTTCCACGCCGACTTCGGCTTTATCCTGGGCCGCGACCCCAAGCCCTTTGCGCCCGTCATGAAGCTGTCCAAGGAGATGGTCGAGTGCATGGGGGGCGTCAACTCGGAGCACTACCAAAAGTTCAGGCAGCACTGCTTCATGGCCTACACGGCCCTGCGCAAGTCGTCCAACCTGATCCTCAACCTCTTTAGCCTCATGGTGCACGCTAACATCCCCGACATACGTCTCGAGCCGGACAAGGCCGTCATGAAGGTGCGCGAGCGGTTCCACCTGGAGCtcagcgaggaggaggccattGTGTACTTTGGCAacgtcatcgacggcacGCTCACGGCCTttgcgcccgtcgtcatcgacaagCTCCACGAGTGGGCGCAGGCGCTCCGGGCCTGAGGGCGGCCGACCGCGGGTATTTTCTCTATAGACACGACCGTCGCGCCAAGAATAGCACAGCACTTGAAATGCAACTCAAGAGACCGCCCTG is a window of Purpureocillium takamizusanense chromosome 10, complete sequence DNA encoding:
- the VPS34 gene encoding Phosphatidylinositol 3-kinase (BUSCO:EOG0926137U~EggNog:ENOG503NWH2~COG:G); amino-acid sequence: MTDYGRMDPFSFAGSKDVDHPISVRIMNLEGDEPPVKYSTLLDRPDLRHVGSNTSPHSDLFVTVQVWAGSKPLTVPVQTAYKAFRSERKWNEWLELPISYRQLPANARLAITIWDLSPTGGKHASDHAIPFGGTTLPMFDAENQVQKGRQKCLVHRHKHADGTDSSRTPALVSARRRPGSQGGDAAVLDKDAEELDRMEKLFKKHEMGEIPRVDWLDQMVFRSFEKRGLQAAKSSMKMLQRQRALNGDGNNAGSGDDDDDDDTVDDDDTVDDGRAGTSTFLLNVELPRFDFPVVFADHEYDPPPISSLQSLSLSQGNLAQHQPQVQFGPGINALGESSDGFGSRLVKVYDPEVGQRDNPAEAKHRRLFRSSHRHGILDKDLKPNAKVRDELNVIMAYSPTHVLSPEEADLVWKFRYHLTRDKRALTKFVKSVNWSDQSESKQAIQVLGRWTEIDVDDALELLGPSFDNPAVRSYAVDRLRKADDEELLLYLLQLVQALKYEHISADADHEGTHDSSLARFLIQRAAANFKLGNYFYWYLMVECDDHSPEQGVDNRNVYRKVAYDFMAELVVQPGGAEDRKTLLRQAEMMAILAKIAAEVKLSNESIAKKVDRVKGFLADPKNELVAIDPPLPFPLDPSVKVTGVVPDQVMVFKSSLNPIKCTFKTVGGSTYPIIYKLGDDLRQDQLVIQIITLMDQLLQKENLDLKLSPYKILATSTTAGASQFVQSQSLSSIVNKFKANPALAYLRHHNPDDRQPLGVRQETLDTYVKSCAGYCVITYILGVGDRHLDNLLLAPDGHFFHADFGFILGRDPKPFAPVMKLSKEMVECMGGVNSEHYQKFRQHCFMAYTALRKSSNLILNLFSLMVHANIPDIRLEPDKAVMKVRERFHLELSEEEAIVYFGNVIDGTLTAFAPVVIDKLHEWAQALRA
- a CDS encoding uncharacterized protein (COG:S~TransMembrane:1 (i166-186o)~EggNog:ENOG503NZEB), giving the protein MIPHTPGPRSLVTAFVMRTGPPPLRPGHWSRCRLHGCGGARGWSWATTGRRGGGGGDGGGGGIGDRRPGGERGASSSSPVSLSSSMRRRRPLLLGVPRALCVIDSAAFAINSVPAAAAAGVARQQKQLSRQLQQQQKQHRRFTLSRHFQLEPHRPSRPRRKHSSRVVVLFGVALAAAAAAATTPLVSSSTPATMSAELIPSNPADVMVIRNVTPNVATFSVPFLRFGKIKIGGRGTVVKLSSGALAVFSPTALTDDVKAKVAEMGGQVAYIVALDFEHHIFISEWSKAYPGAKLVGVEGLQEKRDKAAAAGGDAKIGTERFDVVFTKANKRETRIGADFDVDFDYEYVDGHPNLELVFLYRPDRVLVEADLLFNLPATEQYSRVPEAERNKSGGGLVERIFLGAQGKKGEEPTWVRRANWYLSKDRASLTESVKRIAAWDFDTVVPCHGDTLEGDGKEVFVNVFKWHIEGKK